One genomic window of Hymenobacter sp. J193 includes the following:
- a CDS encoding nucleoside deaminase, which produces MDEFMQAAIDEARLGRSQGGIPIGSVLVRDGKLVARGHNKRVQELNPILHGEMDCLNNAGRQAEGYRNTVIYSTLMPCFMCAGTIVQFKIPKVVVGESRTFDGAREFMESHGVEVVDLDLPECVQMMEEFIAAEPALWNEDIMEE; this is translated from the coding sequence ATGGACGAATTCATGCAAGCTGCCATCGACGAAGCCCGGCTGGGCCGGTCCCAGGGTGGCATTCCAATTGGCTCGGTACTGGTGCGCGACGGTAAGCTGGTGGCCCGGGGCCACAACAAGCGCGTGCAGGAGCTGAATCCCATTCTGCACGGCGAAATGGACTGCCTCAACAACGCCGGCCGCCAGGCCGAGGGCTACCGCAACACCGTCATTTATAGCACCCTGATGCCTTGCTTTATGTGCGCCGGCACCATCGTGCAGTTCAAGATTCCGAAAGTAGTCGTGGGCGAGTCGCGCACGTTTGACGGAGCCCGCGAGTTCATGGAAAGCCACGGCGTGGAAGTAGTGGACCTGGATTTGCCCGAGTGCGTGCAGATGATGGAGGAATTCATTGCCGCCGAGCCCGCCCTCTGGAACGAGGACATCATGGAGGAATAA